In a single window of the Brevinematia bacterium genome:
- a CDS encoding glutamate-5-semialdehyde dehydrogenase: MDLRSYVVDIGVRSKEAFRVISKAPTKQKNLALSLIAKYLGENKDYILEENKKDVEFARSKGRSEALVDRVVLNEKRIAGIVESINTVILLDDPVGKVVYSSRRPNGMLVNKVKVPIGTILMIYEARPNVTVDASVLILKSGNAGILRGGSESYYSNIAIMSLVAKALEDVGLPKDVIQYVDRKEHEVVDELLKLSEYIDIVIPRGGEGLINSVVEKARMPVLRQEKGVCHVYVDKSADKEIAERIVVNSKAQRPSVCNAAETLLIHKDYPYKKELLEALIRANVKLKGCKETLKIMEGIEEAKEEDFYKEYLDYIMNVKIVNSTEEAIEHIRRYGSGHTEAIVTRDYFEANKFLREVDSSTVMVNASTRFTDGGEFGLGAEIGISTHKFHARGPMGLAELTTDKWIVYGEGQIRE; this comes from the coding sequence ATGGATTTAAGAAGTTATGTTGTAGACATAGGTGTTCGGTCAAAAGAAGCTTTCAGAGTTATTTCAAAAGCGCCGACAAAACAAAAGAACTTAGCTCTATCGCTTATAGCAAAGTATCTTGGTGAGAATAAAGACTATATTCTTGAAGAGAATAAGAAAGATGTGGAGTTTGCAAGAAGTAAAGGTAGATCTGAAGCATTGGTTGATAGGGTAGTTTTAAACGAAAAAAGAATAGCGGGAATAGTTGAGTCAATAAATACGGTAATTTTGCTTGATGACCCTGTTGGAAAAGTAGTTTATAGCTCTAGAAGACCTAATGGTATGTTAGTGAACAAAGTGAAGGTTCCGATAGGAACGATACTTATGATATATGAAGCTAGACCTAATGTTACTGTTGATGCATCGGTGCTTATACTCAAAAGTGGGAACGCAGGAATTCTAAGAGGAGGTAGTGAGTCTTACTATTCAAATATTGCTATTATGTCGCTGGTGGCTAAAGCTTTGGAAGATGTAGGACTGCCTAAGGATGTCATTCAGTATGTGGATAGGAAGGAGCATGAAGTCGTAGACGAGCTTCTTAAGTTGAGTGAGTATATAGATATTGTGATACCTAGAGGTGGTGAGGGACTTATAAACAGTGTGGTGGAGAAGGCTAGAATGCCAGTTCTAAGGCAGGAGAAGGGAGTGTGTCATGTATACGTTGACAAAAGTGCAGACAAGGAGATAGCTGAAAGAATAGTTGTAAACTCCAAGGCTCAGCGCCCGTCAGTTTGTAATGCTGCTGAAACCCTCCTTATCCATAAGGACTATCCTTACAAAAAGGAACTACTTGAGGCTCTTATTAGAGCAAATGTAAAACTTAAGGGATGTAAGGAAACCTTAAAGATAATGGAGGGAATAGAGGAAGCAAAAGAAGAAGATTTCTACAAAGAGTATCTTGACTATATAATGAATGTTAAAATTGTCAATAGCACTGAGGAAGCAATAGAGCACATAAGGAGATACGGATCTGGACACACCGAAGCAATAGTCACTAGGGATTACTTTGAGGCAAACAAGTTCTTAAGAGAGGTTGATTCTTCAACGGTTATGGTTAATGCTTCAACTAGATTTACTGATGGTGGCGAGTTTGGATTGGGAGCTGAAATAGGTATAAGCACTCATAAATTCCACGCAAGAGGCCCTATGGGACTTGCAGAACTTACAACTGACAAGTGGATTGTATATGGTGAAGGACAGATAAGAGAATAG
- the mnmG gene encoding tRNA uridine-5-carboxymethylaminomethyl(34) synthesis enzyme MnmG, with product MTYFPEEYGVIVVGGGHAGIEASLASARMGVPTLLVTLNIETIGQMSCNPSIGGTAKGHLVREIDALGGEMGRASDYNGIQFRVLNDSRGPAVKSSRAQIDKYQYRDYMRKVLFSQPNLTVKQGSVKKLLLDGRKVIGIETVFGETIYGKAVVITPGTFMRGMLFVGKSTIPGGRMGENPVSELSEQFISLGFRVGRFKTGTPPRLDGKSINFSVMEIQKTDPNFKPFSMWTDRTKFPIQPQREVYITFTNQRTHEVIRNNLHTSPLYSGMIKGTGVRYCPSIEDKVVKFPHRDRHHVFIEPESLMFDEWYPNGISTSLSFDTQLNFVRTINGLENVRIVRYGYAVEHDYVDPTQLYPTLETKLVENLFLAGQINGTTGYEEAASQGIVAGINAALKVMGKAPITLSRTESYIGVLIDDLTTKGTNEPYRMFTSRAEYRLLLREDNAIFRLSRIGYKIGLLPKHMWENVEYKLTMVKNLLETLSKEYITPTKENNDKLVSLGLQPINKAISLEELLRRNGTRWEHLYEFSDNIPYNLPDDIIEHLQIEIKYRGYIDREMRAVKKLSKLENVKIPENFNYGEVKSLSKEVIEKLTKFKPYNLAQASRISGITPTAILAIMTHLEKQKSSTTFKSMEENLPST from the coding sequence ATGACATATTTTCCTGAGGAGTATGGAGTGATAGTTGTAGGTGGTGGGCATGCAGGGATTGAGGCATCTCTTGCGAGTGCTAGAATGGGAGTCCCTACACTTTTGGTAACATTGAATATAGAGACAATTGGTCAGATGTCCTGCAATCCGTCAATAGGTGGAACTGCGAAAGGACACCTTGTTAGGGAAATTGATGCCTTAGGTGGTGAGATGGGAAGAGCGTCGGATTACAATGGTATACAGTTTAGGGTTCTCAATGATTCTCGTGGTCCTGCTGTCAAATCTTCAAGAGCACAGATTGATAAGTATCAGTACCGTGACTATATGAGAAAAGTATTGTTTTCACAGCCTAATCTTACTGTTAAGCAAGGTAGTGTCAAAAAACTTTTGCTTGACGGGAGAAAGGTTATAGGAATTGAGACAGTGTTTGGGGAAACCATCTATGGTAAGGCTGTTGTAATAACTCCTGGAACTTTTATGAGAGGGATGTTGTTCGTTGGTAAGTCTACAATTCCAGGTGGTAGGATGGGAGAGAATCCTGTAAGTGAACTTTCCGAGCAATTCATCTCCTTAGGATTTAGGGTAGGCAGGTTTAAAACAGGAACTCCACCAAGACTTGACGGTAAAAGCATTAATTTTTCGGTTATGGAAATCCAGAAAACAGATCCCAACTTCAAGCCTTTCTCAATGTGGACCGACAGAACCAAATTCCCTATCCAGCCTCAGAGAGAGGTATATATAACCTTTACTAACCAGAGAACCCATGAAGTTATAAGGAATAACCTGCATACATCACCATTATACAGTGGGATGATAAAAGGCACAGGAGTTAGATACTGTCCATCAATTGAGGATAAAGTTGTTAAATTTCCACACAGAGACAGACACCATGTGTTTATAGAGCCAGAAAGCCTAATGTTTGATGAGTGGTATCCAAATGGCATCTCTACAAGCTTATCTTTTGATACACAGCTAAATTTTGTCAGAACCATAAATGGTTTGGAAAACGTTAGAATTGTCAGATATGGGTATGCGGTAGAACACGACTATGTTGACCCTACACAACTCTATCCAACGCTTGAGACTAAACTAGTTGAGAACCTCTTCCTAGCAGGGCAAATAAACGGAACAACAGGATATGAGGAAGCAGCATCACAGGGAATAGTTGCTGGTATAAACGCAGCACTTAAGGTTATGGGTAAAGCACCAATAACATTAAGCAGAACAGAAAGTTACATAGGAGTTCTCATTGATGACTTGACCACAAAAGGCACAAACGAACCTTACAGGATGTTTACCTCTAGAGCGGAGTATAGGTTACTTCTTAGAGAAGATAATGCAATATTCAGGCTTTCAAGAATAGGGTATAAGATTGGATTATTGCCTAAACATATGTGGGAGAATGTTGAATATAAACTTACAATGGTCAAGAATCTTCTGGAAACACTGTCAAAAGAGTATATAACCCCGACGAAGGAAAACAACGACAAACTCGTAAGCTTAGGACTACAACCTATCAATAAGGCAATATCTCTTGAAGAACTACTCAGAAGAAATGGAACTAGGTGGGAACATCTTTATGAGTTCTCAGACAATATTCCTTACAACTTACCAGATGATATAATAGAACACTTGCAAATAGAAATTAAATATAGAGGTTACATTGACAGAGAAATGAGGGCAGTTAAGAAGCTTTCAAAGCTTGAGAACGTGAAGATACCAGAAAACTTTAACTATGGGGAAGTGAAGTCTCTTTCAAAAGAAGTAATAGAGAAGCTTACAAAGTTTAAGCCTTATAATCTTGCTCAGGCATCTAGAATCTCAGGAATTACCCCCACAGCAATACTCGCTATAATGACCCACCTTGAAAAGCAAAAGAGTTCCACTACATTTAAAAGCATGGAAGAAAATCTTCCAAGCACCTAG
- a CDS encoding chemotaxis protein CheW yields the protein MKFVTFSVFNQKYAVDIRYAEEVMPMLPYLEIPHSHEFIEGIVEIRGEILPVINIRKKFGITEESKGKSYLVIISVDSHRYGLKVDTIEGVIDVSESEISSSQELGEVSSEYISSVIRKGTELYIVVDVRKLTEIKAV from the coding sequence GTGAAATTTGTAACTTTCTCCGTGTTCAACCAGAAATATGCTGTGGATATCCGTTACGCTGAAGAAGTTATGCCTATGCTACCCTATCTTGAAATACCTCACTCTCATGAATTCATTGAAGGTATTGTTGAGATCAGAGGAGAAATACTTCCTGTGATAAACATAAGGAAAAAGTTTGGTATAACGGAGGAAAGTAAAGGCAAATCCTATTTAGTGATTATCAGTGTTGATTCCCACAGGTATGGCCTTAAGGTTGATACAATAGAAGGGGTTATTGATGTAAGCGAAAGTGAAATCTCCTCTTCACAAGAGTTGGGAGAAGTGAGTAGTGAATACATAAGTTCAGTTATTAGGAAAGGAACAGAGCTTTACATAGTGGTAGATGTAAGAAAACTTACAGAAATCAAGGCAGTTTAA